The Amycolatopsis sp. DG1A-15b genome window below encodes:
- a CDS encoding ABC transporter substrate-binding protein codes for MKKTLPLFAAAVVLLAGCASATATGAPGQPEKLELRYQGNANAVTLPELAEDLGYFGPVKLKWVGNTISGPQDIQSAATDQTDFGGAFTGAVVKLVEAGAPVKAVVNYYGSDALAFIGFYAREDSPIRTARDLIGKKVGVNTAGANLEAALDTWLKGQGLSDDEIKQVQLVVIPPVNAEQALRNGQLDVAALQGILQDHALSAGGIRPLFTDVGAFGPYNGGPYVLRTDFIKKYPETAKVFVSAVAKAIEWERTTPRDEVIARFTKIIKARGRNESTDTLKYWKSVGITRGGLISDADYTRWEPWLKQEGYLKHDKIDTAKLYTNEFNPYRDGAPAVTR; via the coding sequence GTGAAGAAAACCCTGCCCCTGTTCGCCGCCGCCGTGGTCCTGCTGGCCGGCTGCGCTTCGGCGACGGCCACCGGTGCGCCCGGGCAACCGGAGAAGCTCGAACTGCGCTACCAGGGCAACGCGAACGCCGTGACCCTCCCCGAACTCGCCGAGGACCTGGGCTACTTCGGCCCGGTCAAGCTCAAGTGGGTCGGCAACACGATCAGCGGCCCGCAGGACATCCAGTCGGCGGCCACCGACCAGACCGACTTCGGCGGCGCCTTCACCGGCGCGGTCGTCAAGCTCGTCGAAGCCGGCGCGCCGGTCAAGGCGGTCGTCAACTACTACGGCTCCGACGCCTTGGCCTTCATCGGCTTCTACGCCAGAGAGGACAGTCCGATCCGGACCGCCCGCGACCTGATCGGCAAGAAGGTCGGCGTCAACACCGCCGGCGCCAACCTCGAAGCCGCACTCGACACCTGGCTGAAGGGACAGGGCCTCTCCGACGACGAGATCAAGCAGGTGCAGCTCGTCGTCATCCCCCCGGTGAACGCCGAACAGGCACTGCGCAACGGCCAGCTCGACGTCGCCGCGCTCCAGGGCATCCTGCAGGACCACGCCCTGTCCGCCGGCGGCATCCGCCCGCTGTTCACCGACGTCGGCGCGTTCGGGCCCTACAACGGCGGGCCGTACGTGCTGCGCACCGACTTCATCAAGAAGTACCCGGAGACCGCGAAGGTCTTCGTCTCCGCCGTGGCCAAGGCGATCGAGTGGGAACGCACCACCCCGCGCGACGAGGTGATCGCCCGCTTCACGAAGATCATCAAAGCCCGCGGCCGCAACGAAAGCACCGACACCCTGAAGTACTGGAAGAGCGTCGGCATCACCCGCGGCGGCCTCATCTCCGATGCGGACTACACCCGGTGGGAACCGTGGCTGAAGCAGGAGGGCTACCTCAAGCACGACAAGATCGACACCGCGAAGCTCTACACCAACGAGTTCAACCCCTACCGCGACGGCGCCCCGGCGGTGACCAGGTGA
- a CDS encoding ROK family transcriptional regulator, producing the protein MTSRAMSPQRTDARGVRRSASASAVLRAVLDGGPIARSTIARRTGLSAAAVTGHTAELARLGLLRELPEAEPRRSVGRPHVPVDLDTGRYVAGALHLAVHHATVALLDLRGNVLAQHEEPHDGLAAEDLLARAAEIFDDLLLGHTPDREPLGLGVATGGWVDRASGTVVEHPLLGWRNVPVRDLLTGSTGLAVEVDGHARALVHAERLFGHPRARDSVVQLFTGNVVDAAFATGDGVHHGPRSAAGAVAHLPVDGSTEPCRCGRTGCLEAAVSEGTLARQAVENGLLERPDFPELLALAADGHSAAVRMFHERARFIGQAAALLLEVLNPAVLVVVDRSVARVPSCLPIIRDEVGTRSRCADPAETVVGTSFPGAELATAGGAVLLDVLYEDPLGPLPARLPRTSLISTA; encoded by the coding sequence ATGACCAGCCGGGCGATGAGTCCACAGAGGACGGACGCACGCGGGGTCCGGCGCAGCGCCAGTGCGAGCGCCGTCCTGCGGGCGGTGCTCGACGGCGGCCCGATCGCGCGCAGCACCATCGCGCGGCGGACGGGCCTGTCCGCCGCCGCCGTCACCGGGCACACCGCCGAGCTGGCCCGGCTCGGGCTGCTGCGCGAACTCCCGGAGGCCGAACCCCGCCGGAGCGTCGGGCGGCCGCACGTGCCGGTCGACCTCGACACCGGGCGGTACGTCGCCGGCGCGCTGCACCTGGCCGTGCACCACGCCACCGTCGCCCTGCTCGACCTGCGCGGGAACGTGCTGGCCCAGCACGAAGAACCGCACGACGGCCTGGCCGCCGAAGACCTGCTCGCCCGTGCCGCCGAGATCTTCGACGACCTCCTGCTCGGGCACACCCCCGACCGCGAGCCGCTGGGCCTCGGCGTCGCCACCGGTGGCTGGGTCGACCGCGCGTCCGGCACCGTCGTCGAGCACCCGCTGCTCGGCTGGCGGAACGTGCCGGTCCGCGACCTCCTGACGGGCAGCACCGGGCTGGCCGTCGAGGTCGACGGGCACGCGCGGGCGCTGGTGCACGCCGAACGGCTCTTCGGGCACCCGCGGGCCCGGGACAGCGTCGTGCAGCTGTTCACCGGCAACGTCGTCGACGCCGCGTTCGCCACCGGCGACGGCGTGCACCACGGGCCGCGTTCGGCCGCGGGCGCCGTCGCGCACCTGCCGGTCGACGGCAGCACCGAGCCGTGCCGCTGCGGACGCACCGGCTGCCTCGAAGCGGCCGTTTCGGAAGGAACGCTCGCCCGCCAAGCCGTGGAAAACGGTTTGCTCGAGCGTCCGGACTTTCCGGAATTGCTCGCGCTCGCCGCGGACGGCCATTCCGCGGCGGTGCGGATGTTCCACGAACGCGCGCGGTTCATCGGCCAGGCGGCAGCCCTCCTGCTCGAAGTGCTCAACCCGGCCGTGCTCGTGGTGGTCGACCGCAGTGTAGCCCGGGTGCCGAGCTGCCTTCCCATCATCCGGGACGAGGTCGGCACCCGGTCCCGGTGCGCCGATCCGGCCGAAACCGTTGTGGGCACCAGCTTCCCGGGAGCCGAACTGGCGACGGCCGGCGGCGCGGTGCTCCTCGACGTGCTGTACGAAGACCCGCTCGGCCCGCTGCCGGCCAGGTTGCCGCGCACTTCGTTGATCAGCACAGCGTGA
- a CDS encoding transcriptional regulator, whose translation MLQTSARLLRLLSLLETRRDWTGADLAGRLGVSARTVRTDIGKLRELGYPVEAAPGVQGGYRLGAGAQLPPLLLDDDEAVAVAVGLRTATGVAGIGETSVRALAKLEQVLPSRLRHRVRALQTATVAVPGAGPAVDADVLTAIATAIRASERLRFDYTSHQRTPSRRDVEPHRLVSWGHRWYLVAWDTARDDWRTFRVDRMTPKVPTGPRFAPREPPEGDVAQFVQRSVGAATWRFHARVRLHAPVEHVRARLPIAVDVTPEGPDRCVAEVGSDNASMLGLYLGLLEVDFEVLDAPELAAALAATGERFLRAAGQASRPAPG comes from the coding sequence ATGTTGCAGACCTCCGCCCGCCTCCTGCGGCTGCTGTCGCTGCTCGAAACGCGGCGCGACTGGACCGGCGCCGACCTGGCCGGCCGGCTCGGCGTCTCCGCGCGCACCGTCCGCACCGACATCGGGAAGCTGCGCGAACTCGGCTACCCGGTCGAGGCCGCACCCGGCGTCCAGGGTGGCTACCGCCTCGGCGCGGGCGCGCAGCTGCCGCCGCTGCTGCTGGACGACGACGAAGCGGTGGCCGTCGCGGTCGGGTTGCGGACCGCGACGGGCGTCGCCGGCATCGGCGAGACGTCGGTGCGCGCGCTGGCCAAGCTGGAGCAGGTGCTGCCGTCGCGGCTGCGGCACCGGGTGCGGGCGCTGCAGACCGCGACGGTCGCGGTGCCCGGCGCCGGCCCGGCCGTCGACGCGGACGTGCTCACCGCGATCGCGACGGCGATCCGGGCGAGCGAGCGGCTGCGCTTCGACTACACGAGCCACCAGCGCACGCCGAGCCGCCGCGACGTCGAGCCGCACCGGCTGGTCAGCTGGGGGCACCGCTGGTACCTGGTCGCCTGGGACACCGCCCGCGACGACTGGCGCACCTTCCGCGTCGACCGGATGACGCCGAAGGTGCCGACCGGCCCGCGCTTCGCCCCGCGCGAGCCACCGGAGGGCGACGTCGCGCAGTTCGTCCAGCGCAGCGTGGGCGCGGCGACGTGGCGCTTCCACGCCCGGGTGCGGCTGCACGCGCCGGTCGAGCACGTGCGGGCCCGGCTGCCGATCGCGGTCGACGTCACGCCCGAGGGCCCGGACCGCTGCGTCGCCGAGGTCGGCTCCGACAACGCGTCGATGCTCGGGCTGTACCTGGGCCTGCTCGAAGTGGACTTCGAGGTGCTCGACGCGCCGGAGCTCGCCGCGGCACTGGCGGCGACGGGCGAGCGGTTCCTGCGGGCCGCCGGCCAAGCGAGCCGGCCGGCTCCTGGCTGA
- a CDS encoding epoxide hydrolase family protein, which produces MTNEIRPFRIDIPQAELADLHRRLNSARFADPVPGDEPDWSRGIPTDVVRELTEYWRDGFDWRAQEAALNAFPQFTAEIDGQTIHFLHVRSARADAVPLLLTHGYPSSIAEFLDVIGPLTEPGPDAFHVVVPSVPGFGFSTPLSGPGWELARTTDAFAELMTRLGYDRFAAQGGDIGAGVTGRLAALYPERVIGTHVNSDRGTIALAGEQLPMPEHLSEAEQSELDAARAAWRAGRGYLDLQSHKPETIAAALTDSPVGQLAWIAEKFEAWTGAGRVDRDRLLTNVSIYWFTRSGASAARFLYEAAHSGHGWLAPSAVPAGWAVFDSSPVVRRIMDPDEKIEHWSEFASGGHFAAMEEPGLLVADIREFFRELRP; this is translated from the coding sequence ATGACGAACGAAATCCGCCCCTTCCGCATCGACATCCCGCAGGCCGAGCTGGCCGACCTGCACCGGCGCCTGAACTCCGCGCGGTTCGCCGACCCCGTGCCCGGCGACGAGCCGGACTGGTCCCGTGGCATTCCCACGGACGTCGTCCGGGAGCTGACCGAGTACTGGCGCGACGGCTTCGACTGGCGCGCCCAGGAAGCGGCGTTGAACGCGTTTCCGCAGTTCACGGCCGAGATCGACGGTCAGACCATCCACTTCCTGCACGTCCGCTCGGCCCGGGCCGACGCGGTGCCGCTGCTGCTCACCCACGGCTATCCGAGCTCGATCGCGGAATTCCTCGACGTCATCGGCCCGCTGACCGAGCCGGGCCCGGACGCGTTCCACGTCGTCGTCCCGTCGGTGCCCGGCTTCGGGTTCTCGACGCCGTTGAGCGGGCCCGGCTGGGAACTGGCCCGCACGACCGACGCGTTCGCCGAACTGATGACCCGGCTCGGCTACGACCGGTTCGCCGCGCAGGGCGGCGACATCGGCGCGGGCGTCACCGGCCGGCTCGCGGCGCTGTACCCGGAGCGGGTCATCGGCACCCACGTCAACAGCGATCGCGGCACGATCGCGCTGGCCGGCGAGCAGCTGCCGATGCCGGAGCACCTGTCCGAGGCCGAACAGTCCGAATTGGACGCCGCCCGCGCGGCGTGGCGGGCCGGCCGCGGTTACCTCGACCTCCAGTCGCACAAACCCGAAACGATCGCGGCCGCGCTCACCGACTCCCCGGTGGGGCAGCTGGCCTGGATCGCGGAGAAGTTCGAGGCGTGGACCGGCGCCGGCCGCGTCGACCGCGACCGGCTGCTGACGAACGTCAGCATCTATTGGTTCACCCGCAGCGGCGCGAGCGCGGCCCGGTTCCTGTACGAGGCCGCCCATTCCGGGCACGGCTGGCTGGCGCCGTCGGCCGTCCCGGCGGGCTGGGCGGTGTTCGACTCCTCGCCGGTGGTCCGGCGGATCATGGACCCCGACGAGAAGATCGAGCACTGGTCGGAGTTCGCTTCCGGCGGTCACTTCGCGGCGATGGAGGAACCCGGGTTGCTCGTGGCCGACATCCGCGAATTCTTCCGCGAACTGCGGCCGTGA